In Raphanus sativus cultivar WK10039 chromosome 5, ASM80110v3, whole genome shotgun sequence, the following proteins share a genomic window:
- the LOC108862551 gene encoding beta carbonic anhydrase 1, chloroplastic isoform X2, protein MSTAPLSGFFLTSLSPSQPSLQKLSLRSSPAVACLPSSSSSSSSSSSPSRSVPTLIRNEPVFAAPAPIITPYWSEEMGSEAYEEAIEALKKLIIEKEELKTVAAAKVEQVTAALQTGTSSDKKAFDPVENIKQGFITFKKEKYETNPALYGELAKGQSPKYMVFACSDSRVCPSHVLNFQPGEAFVVRNIANMVPPFDKIKYGGVGAAIEYAVLHLKVENIVVIGHSACGGIKGLMSFPLDGNNSTDFIEDWVKICLPAKSKVISELGESAFEDQCGRCEREAVNVSLANLLTYPFVREGLVKGTLALKGGYYDFIKGAFELWGLEFGLSETSSVKDVATILHWKL, encoded by the exons ATGTCGACCGCTCCTCTCTCCGGCTTCTTCCTCacctctctttctccttctcaACCTTCACTCCAAAAACTCTCTCTTCGTTCCTCTCCCGCCGTTGCTTGCCTTCcctcatcctcttcttcttcttcttcttcctcctccccCTCTCGTTCCGTTCCAACACTTATCCGTAACGAGCCCGTTTTTGCCGCTCCTGCTCCTATCATCACCCCTTATTGG AGCGAAGAGATGGGTAGCGAAGCATACGAAGAGGCCATTGAAGCTCTCAAGAAGcttattat CGAGAAGGAGGAGCTAAAGACTGTTGCGGCCGCTAAGGTGGAGCAGGTCACGGCAGCACTTCAGACAGGTACTTCCTCCGACAAGAAAGCTTTTGACCCCGTCGAAAACATTAAGCAAGGCTTCATCACTTTCAAGAAGGAGAAATACga AACCAACCCTGCTTTGTACGGTGAGCTCGCCAAGGGTCAGAGTCCTAAg TACATGGTGTTTGCTTGTTCCGACTCGCGTGTGTGTCCATCGCACGTTCTCAACTTTCAGCCAGGAGAGGCCTTCGTTGTCCGTAACATAGCCAACATGGTTCCTCCTTTTGACAAG ATCAAATACGGTGGAGTAGGAGCAGCCATCGAATACGCTGTTTTGCACCTTAAG GTGGAGAACATTGTGGTGATAGGACACAGCGCTTGTGGTGGGATCAAGGGACTCATGTCTTTTCCTTTGGATGGAAACAACTCCAC TGATTTCATAGAGGACTGGGTCAAAATCTGTTTACCAGCCAAGTCAAAAGTCATATCAGAACTTGGGGAGTCAGCCTTTGAGGACCAGTGTGGCCGATGTGAAAGg GAGGCAGTGAATGTTTCACTAGCAAACTTGTTGACTTATCCATTCGTGAGAGAAGGACTTGTGAAAGGAACACTTGCTTTGAAGGGAGGCTACTATGATTTTATAAAGGGTGCTTTTGAGCTTTGGGGACTTGAGTTTGGCCTCTCCGAAACTAGCTCA GTTAAAGATGTGGCCACCATACTACATTGGAAGCTGTAG